CGGTGCACGACACCGTTGACCATCTGGCCAATCAGTTCGTCGTATTCTTCGTGCAGTGCGTCGCGTTCGGCTTCGCGGATCTTTTGAATGATGACTTGCTTGGCGGTTTGTGCGCCAATACGACCCACGGTTTCTTCCGGGTCCATCGGTACACCATCGATGGTCCCGCTGATTGACCCATCTTTCCGATCGATATTGATCACGACCTCGGCGTCTTCGGAGTGGTACTTGCGCGAAGCCGATACCAATGCCGATTCGATCGCCTGGAAGACGATTTCCTTGTCGATCTTTTTGTCCCGGTGAATCGCATCAACGATTCGCAAGACTTCAGACGGATTCATGAGTCCTTCACTTTCAACGATGGGTGCTGCCTGGGGTGCACCTGGTTAAATTAACCATGGGTAAGCAGCCTGGGCAGGCTTACTTGCGGCAATTCACCGCGGATATCCAAATTGTAAGTCGATCTCAGTCTCGCCCGGCAGGCGAAAGACGAAGACCTGTTGCTACGTCAAACCAATGCAGCGACTGGGCTCTGAATCCCATCGGTACGGGGCCGGCTTCCAGGTTGCTGTTTAACACAGCGCCATTGGCCTTAGCCGTAATCCGAGGCAGTTCTGCACTACCAGGTGCCTCGCCGGAAAGACGAATATGGACATAGCCCGTATCTCCCAGCGATTCGACCAGTTCGACCTGACCGCGACCTGCGTGGGGGCAGTCGGCAGAAGACTCTTCGGTAAGAAGAATGTCTTCCGGGCGAACTCCGAGGACTATTTTCCTCGAACTGCTTGGCTTGAGCTCGGGACGCTGGTTGGCGACAACTTCCAATCGCACTCCAAAGGCACGGAATTGGAATTGGCCATTCTCTTCGACCAGCTCACCTTCGAGCAAGTTCATGCCAGGCGTTCCCAGAAAGCTGGCGACGAACCGATTGGCGGGTTTGTGATAAACCTCGCTCGGCGAACCGACTTGCTGGAGAACTCCTTGGTCCATCACCGCGATCCGATCACCGAGCGTCATCGCTTCGACCTGATCATGGGTGACGTATATCATCGTCGCACCAAGGCGACGGTGAAGTTCTTTTAATTCTCGTCGCATCTCGACACGAAGTTTCGCATCGAGATTTGACAAAGGTTCGTCAAACAAAAAGGCAGCCGGCTGTCGCACAATTGCGCGTCCTAGGGCTACCCGTTGACGCTCCCCGCCCGAAAGCTCTCGCGGGTAACGATCCAGCAGCTTGCTAATTCCCAGCGTGGCGGCGACCTGGTCGACCTTCGTCGGGATTTGCTGATACTGCTTTTCACGCTCTGCGGCGCTCTGGGCATCTCGCAGCCGTCGCCACAAACGGGAAACGAAGTTTCCTCCGTAACGAAGCTGCAGACCAAACGACATATTCCGCCGCACCGTCATGTGGGGATACAACGCATAGTTTTGAAAAACCATGGCGATGTCCCGATCTTTCGGCGAGACGTGGGTGACGTTTCGGTCCCCGATTGTGATTTCACCGCCGGAAACGTCCTCGAGACCGGCGATCATCCGCAGTGAGGTTGTCTTTCCACAACCACTGGGACCCACCAGTACCAGGAATTCCTGGTCGGCAACCTCTAAATTCAGCTCACTAACAGCAGCGACCGAGCCCGAAAATCGTTTACTAACTTGATTTAGAACGACTTTCGCCATGATTGCCTGCTGCCGCTATGTGTTTCGCTCGCTTACCAAACGGAAAACGGCTCTCGAAATGAAAGCCGTCCTACATGCTGAACTTAGTGGCAGTCACAATCCCGTTAAGATATCGGCTACCCCCGCAAGTGTCAACCAACACAAGCACCGAGCAAGCGTTTCGCCCGATCGGCTGAAATTGGTTAAACTCCGCGAATCGCGATCGCCGAGGCCTGTCCTTGCGGGCTGAAATTCAGGCTCACAAACACCCCGTCCGAGGTGATCTCTTGTGGCTCGGCCGATAACTTGAGTTTGCATTTGGGGTCTGGGGTGGAGTATCCCAGGGTGCCCGGCAGCGATTTTTTCTGCTGGGCAAGCAGACTACCAATCACTTCAATGATGCCTGAACCGGCCCCAAGGTTACCGAAATAGCTCTTCATAGCCACCACCGGAACCTCGAGCGATTTGTCTCCCAGGAACCGCGTTAGCCCTGCGGCCTCGTCCCAGTCAGACTGCTGGCTACCCAGGCCGTGGGCGTTGATGTGCTGAATATCGCTCGGCTTGATGCCAGCATCGCGGCAAGTGACCGTCAGGGCATTGTTGATGGCGGTCGCCCGATCGGGCGTGCGATTAGCGTTCCAGCCAGTACAGATCGACTGTCCAATGACTTCGCCCAGGATTTTGGCCCCGCGAGCCTCGGCGTGTTCTAGCGATTCCAGGACCAGCGAGCCGGCCCCTTCACCGATGATCATCCCTTTGCGGTTCAGGTCGAACGGCAGGCACTTGCCGGCCATTTCGTCCGTTCCTGTCGCGATTGGGTCCTGAAGGTACGAGTGGCACGTGCGGGTTTCATGCACGCGAGTACCGGTCGAGCCGGCAACAATCACATCGGCGTGTCCGCGGGCAATGGTCATCATCGCTTCGCCCAAGGCGGCCCCAGCCGAAGCCTCTCGGAGCGTGATCGAGTTATTCGGGCCACGCATGTCGTTGAAAATGGCGACGTGGCTGGCCGGCATGTTCGGCAGGTATTTGAGCAGCCAGAGCGGTGTGATCTCTGGCAGGCCCTTTTCGGCCCAGACGTCGAAGTCGAACTCATTCGAGCCATTAACGCACGCGGCGGTGGCTTTGTCGAACTCTTCGGGGATGGTCATCATGTAGTCGGAGCCGAAGATGACGCCTGACCTTTCGGGATCGAAGGCCCCCATTTCCAGTCCACTGTGTTGAAGAGCACGCTGAGCGGCGGCGACCCCCATTTGGATCTCGCGGCACATGACCTTCAAGTTTTTACGGATCGACCGTGTCTGGTTCTTGTCGACATCGCCAAAGTCGGTGATGTTGCCCGTGAACTCAAGGGCTTCGCCAGCATAGGGGGACGGTAACGCATCGGCCGGCAGACTCTCGATTTGGCGGATCCCAGAGGTGCCTGATTCCAGAGCTGCGGAGAAGCTGGCCAGATCCATCCCTAGGGGGCTGATCTGACCCATACCAGTAATGACGACTCGTCTCGATTGCATTCGTACGCCTATCGACACCGGGCAAACTAGGTTGTGCCTAGGGTGTTGGGGATTCTTAATGATGACCCAGAATTTTAGGCCACCGAGGCGGCACTGTCGATGGGAGCCAGCTGCTGCCGCCAGGCCGATGAAGGGAGTCCAAGTGCCGTAACGGCAATTGGATCGCTCGAATCAGAACCGCAAGCATCTCCCGGCTGAGACGTGCGGAAAGGCTTCGTTTGGGCCAGTCCTGTTATGAAATCGGAATCTGGCAGCGGACTCTTCAAACCGTTTGCTGAAACCCGCTACCCGAGGGGGTGTTAGTAGCGGCCGCGGCTATCCACAGCATTCGGCTGAGCGGTGGGCACTGGGGTGCCTGCCCCTGTTTTGGCGTCTCCCTTGAATTCCACGAACATCAGGCCGTCGGCACGCGGCGGGCCGGTGGGAATCAGGCTGGGGAGACTAGGAACCTGGGCGGCGGATGCCATGCCGGCTGGCGGTCGGGCTACGACACCGCAGCTGATCAGCAAGACCTGATCGGAGGGCCAGCGAAAACGTTCGTGCAGCCGCCAGCTAACCATCTGGGGAATCTGGATATCGACGGCCTGGCGCTGGGCTCCAGCGGTGGGGACATCGACGTCAACGGTAACGAACTTTTCGACCTGATCGACACTGCATTTGAGGACGGCGTCGATCATACGATCGTCTGGCGTCAGCAGAGGACTGACTTCCATTGAGAAGCCTTCTTCGATTTGATCGGTTTGCAATTCGTAGCCAGGGAACGTCTGCGTTGCACGAACACCGCGAACGAACGAACGTGGCTGTAGCATCGAGATCGTGCTCGACTGGCCATTATGGACCAGCAGATCGGCCGCGTGGTGTTCCCGGAAGTCGCTTCGTTGACGCAGTTCATTCAGCAGAACGGCCGCGTTTTCCTTGCTCATCAGCCAGGCTTCGATGCCCGGTGTTTTGACGGAAACCGGCTGCATCATGCGATAGGCCAGGCGACGCCAGTTGGGGCTCTTAACCGTAACCAGACGAACACCCAGCTTCTTTACCTCGGCCTGACTGTCAACAAACTTGGTGACCACTTCGGTGACGACTTCCTGCATCTCAGGCGTGTGATAAACGCGAAGTGTGCTCTTGTTGGCTGAAAGCACTCCCAGGGGATCGCCAAACCAGACATCGGTGCCCGTTTCGCGAAGGATCCAGTCGATAATCGCTTGTTCGGGCTTGGCCGTGGTGGTGACGCGACTGGTATACGGTGTGAGGTCGTAGTCGCGCCAGACCTGACCAGCTCCGTTAGGAAGCTCTTTCAGACCAGAGGTCACCTTCAACAGGCTGCCTGACTTCGTGACGTTCTCGGACTGTTGGGTTGGTGGATCACTGGCATAGGCAGCCGGCTGTACGGCGCTGGGGGTGCTGCTAGGGACAGTAGCACCAGGATTACGCCACTGCAGTGAGGAATCGGAGTTCGTTGTCGTGGAACCACTAATCGGCATCGGCCGAGGTTCCGACTGAGCGGTTGCCACGTGGGTGGTCAATGCAACCAATAGAATACTAAAAAGAGTGCCACGTGCCATGATTCGATCCTCCATGATCCGACGCGAATTGGGTCTCGCCGATTCACTACGTGGCTGAGACACTTCGTGGAAAGTTGCCGGAGTATAGGAACCGTGTCAGGCTGCGGCAAGGTGAATCGCTACAGCAGGTCGTTTAGCCAGTCATCGTCGCCAGTTTTCGACGGTTTTTGAGATCCGGACGGACTGCTAGCGTGTTGGGGTGAACTCGTCGTTGCATCGGATGAACTCGATTTGCGTGGCTTGACGGGGCCGTCGGAGAACAGGTCGATATCGTCGACATTGTATTCTTCGTCAGGAAGGGAAATACGCGGAGATGGTTCCGCGCTCGAACTCGACACACGGATGGGCCGAGTGATCGCTCCCCTGCCCCGCCCCGGATCTCGTGCGACCTTAGCACGCTGGTCCATGCGTTCTCGGTGAAGGCGCTCGTCTCGCTTGGGGTCTTTCAGGGCTCCAAATCGTCGCATGAGGACCAGCCAGCCAAACGCCATGCCTGCGGCAAGGATCAGCCCAACAATCGTTCCCAGCAGTGGACCAAAAAATATTCTCCCAACGACAATCGCCACAAAACCTAAGAAGGCCGTAAATAAACCCGCTGCAATTAAGAATTCTGTGTGAGTGACCAGTTCATGAAGCTGCTCGTTGAACCAGCGTTCCATCTTGGTCTTGGGCTCAGTGTCTTTTGCGAGTGCTTCTTCGGTCAGGTCCTCGAAATAGGCTTCCAGCTTGGTATGCCAGCCGCAGCCCTTGCAAAGATACTGCTGGGCAGGGATCACTTTGCTGCATTTAGGGCAATCGGTAGGCTGTGGGCGATCGTCGTCGTAGACCTTGGTTTCGTAGCTGGGTTCGATCACTGGTGCCAGGTCATCGTCGTCCCTCTTGGGGCGAACAACTTTGGTGATGCTCAAGCATTTCGGGCAGCGAACCGTCTGGCCGATCAGACGCTCTTCGGCATTGATGCCGACACCGCAGCAAGGACATGTTATGCGAATCATGCTCGCGTGTTTCTCTGGTAGGGAAACCGAATGGGGCCTGCAGTTGGCCTGAAGCAGGTTTTTCTATTCTCGATCATTCCCCAAAGACGCAAAAAACTCAAGCTTTTATTGCCGGTATTCTTCAGGCTTTAAGAGTCGGATTGCAGGTCTCGAATACGATCGGTAAACATCTTTTGATGTCGAATTTGAGCGTCGAGCCAAGATGTAGGGAACGTGTGTTGCCCTAGTACGACCTCGTTGATTGCCTGACGTACCTGGCGGGCACAAATTTCGGGAGCGACTCTTCCCACGCCTGTGCCTAGGCCGGGAAATGCAATCGATTTCACGCCATCACGAATTCTCTCGCCAATGAGCATGCCGGACGGGAAAAACCCCTCACGCACCAATAATAGTGCGGCCCTTGCTGCCAGGTAGGGGTTGATCGAATCTTTAAGAATCGTCGGCACCCGCATCGTGGGAGCGGCGATTAAGAACGGAATACGTTGGTCGTCCGTATCGACGATTTCTGCGGCACCGACTAGGAGTTCGCCGTGGTGCCGTTGGCAAATGAGCTCTTGCAGGCGCTGTTGGAGTGGAAAGCCAAAATGCGAGGTGTAGAGAGCATCGATGCCGCCATCCATAAAACCAAAGCTGTTGGCAGGGCTTACAACGGCATCACATCGTAAGTCGAGAATGGACCCACGATAGACCTCAACAAAATCGAGATCGCCACAAGCTTCCTGCCAGGCTTCGGTCAGCCTGGCATCAATGGCACAGAGGGTAATCTTCACAGGCGAGCCTCCCAGATTGCCGTAGCAACGAAGCTCGGTAAAGCGTTCAACTACTCGGCGTATTCTTTGACGATAACGCAGGCGTTATGGCCACCGAAGCCGAAGCTGTTGCTCATGGCGTAGCTGACCTTGCGGTTCTTGGCTTCGTTTGGCGTGTAGTCGAGATCGCAAGCCGGATCTGGCTTTTCCAGGTTGATGGTCGGTGGAATGACCCCTTCCTGGATGGCTTTGATGCAGGCGATCAGTTCGATGCCGCCACTGGCACCCAGCGAATGGCCGAGCGAGCTCTTGGTGCTGGAGACGGCCAGCTTGTAGGCGTGGTCGCCGTAGACTGTCTTGATGGCGGTTGTTTCGGCTTTGTCGCCTGGAGGCGTGCTCGTTCCGTGAGCGTTGATGTAGTCGATCACTTCGGGGGGCAGCCCTGCATCGTTCAGTGCGTTCTGCATTGCCCGGGCAGCACCGCGACCTTCTGGGTCCGGCGAAGTGATGTGACCACCGTCACCACTGCAGCCAAAGCCGACCAGTTCGGCCAGGATGTTGGCCCCGCGGGCCTTGGCGTGTTCCAGTTCTTCCAAGACGACAACGCCGGCCCCTTCGGCCATGACGAAACCGTCGCGATCGAGGTCGAATGGGCGGCTGGCCTTTTGAGGGTCGTCGTTACGAAATGAGAGGGCCTTCATGTTCGAGAAGGCACTGATTCCCATCGGCGTGATACCAGCTTCGGTACCGCCGGAAATCATGACGTCCGCTTCATCGTATTGAATTGCTTTGAGGGCATCGCCCAGAGCGTTGGTCGCACTGGCACATGCAGTGGCTACGGTGTAGTTCGGACCACGCATGCCGTAGCGGATGGAGATGTTACCACCTGCAGCGTTGAGCATCAGCCGGGGAATGGTCATTGGCGAGACACGATCGGCACCCTTGGTGAGGAGCTTTTCGGTTTGCTCTTCGATGGTGGCAATGCCACCCACGCCAGATCCCAGGATTACGCCGCAGCGGTAAGAATCTTCTTGCGAGAAATCGAGGCCGGACTGATTGACGGCGTCGATTCCCGCGACCATTCCAAACTGAGAGAAACGGTCAAGACGTTTTTGTTCCTTCGAGTCGATGTACTCGTCCGGTGCCCAATCATGAACGTCAGCGGCGAACTTCACCTTGAACCGGGACGTATCCAGGATTTTGATTTCATGGATACCACTCTCCCCTGCAATCAACTTGGACCAGAACTGATCTAGTTGGCAGCTAAGCGAGGAGACAATCCCCATTCCGGTAACGACAACGCGACGCTTCATGATTTTATGAACGCTAGGAGTACAAGCGGGAAAGAAGAAATCAGCCGATTAGGAGTTCTTGGCTTCTTCCAGGTAGTCGATCGCTTGACCGACCGTTTCGATCTTATCCGCGGAATCCTCTGGAATGTCGATATCAAATTCTTCTTCCAGCTCCATGACCAGCTCGACCATGTCCAGCGAGTCGGCACCCAGATCGTTCACGAACGAGCTGTCGCGGGAAACCTTTTCTTTATCAACACCCAGTTGGCTAGCAACGATCTCAATTACACGCTCTTCAACCGACACGACGTGTCCTCCGTTTTGGGGCAAGCGACCGAAAGCTCGGTCGTCTATGGTGACTTAAGTTGGTTTTTTATGAAGGTTCAAGCTCAACAAGATAGATGACCCAAGTAAAACGGGTCAAGGTGGAGACCACCCTATCCATCTTAATTTTCAGGAAACACGCTCTTAGGAAAAAACTAGTGTGTAAGTCAATGTCACTAAGGCGTTTCCAATGGATGCTAGCCGGTCATGCCGCCGTCGACGGTCAGGACCTGACCGGTAACATAGGCAGCATGGTCGCTGGCCAGGAACAGGACCGCATCGGCGATCTCCTCTGGCTTGCCCATTCGCTTTGCTGGAATGCGTTTTTTGACTTCTTCTTCGACCACTGGGCCTAGGGCTTTGGTCATTTCCGATTCGATGAAGCCCGGGCAGATTGCGTTGATCGTCACCTTGCGACCAGCCAATTCGCGGCTCAGGCTGCGGGTAAAACCGATCATGCCCGCTTTGGATGCGGAGTAGTTCGTCTGGCCTGGGTTGCCCATGATGCCTGAGACGCTGCTGATATTGATGATACGGCCATATCGGGCACGCATCATGTACTTCGACGCGGCTCGGCTGAACAGGAACATGCCTCGCAGGTTCGTATTGATGACCGTATCCCATTCTTCGTCGGTCATGCGGGGAAGCAAGTTGTCGCGGGTAACGCCGGCATTGTTTACCAGGATATCGACTTTTTCCCAGGTTTCGGCAACCTTGTCGACCAGTTGCTCGACGCTTTCTCGCGATGTCACGTCGCAGGGGAAGGCCTCAGCCTCGCCGCCGGCTGCCTTAATGGCGGCAACCGTTTCAGCCAGCTTGTCGGCACTGCGGGCCACGCAGGCGACCTTAGCACCGCGTTTGCCCAGGCCAATGGCGATTTGCTGGCCAATCCCTTGCGAGGCACCAGTCACGATGGCGATCTTGCCAGTCAAATCAACGGGAAGTGCGGTTCGGTCAACATCGCTCATGGGGGAATTGCCTAATCTATTGATTTCAAAAGAGTTAGTGGGGTCGCTAAGGGGGGTTAGGCTTCAACGCCGGTGAACGCAACCTTGCGATTGATTCGCTTCATCAGGCCGCGAAGTACTTTGCCGGCACCGATTTCGTAAAACTCGTCAAAGCCTTGATCCAAGAGGTAACGCATCGATTGTTCCCAGCGAACCTGAGAGCAGACTTGCTGCTGCAAAAGCGAGCGAATCTCTTCCGGGTCGTCGTGTGGCTGGGCGTCAACGTTGGAAATAACCGGGATTTTCGGGCTCCTGAGCGTGACATTTGCGAGTGCGGCCGTCAGCTTATCAACGGCTGGTCGCATGATTTCCGTATGGAACGCACCAGCGACGGCCAATGGAATGACCTTCATCGCCCCGCTCTTCTCCGCCACTTCGGCGGCTCGCTCGCAGGCATCGTTGGTGCCAGAAACGACAATGTTTCCGGGGCAAAGCAGGTTGGCAATTTGAAGAATGCCATCGCCGCGGGCTTCGTCGCAGATCTTTTCGACGGCGTCCTGTTCGAGCCCGAGGATGCTGACCATGCCGCTAGGCGTGGCATCGGAAGCGGCTTGCATCGCTTCACCGCGTACTTGAACGACTTTCAGTGCGTCTTCAAACTCCATCACGCCAGCAAAGACCATGGCTGTGTACTCGCCCAGGCTCAGTCCGGCGGTGGCTTCCGCAGAAAGCAAGACGTCCGGCGATTGGTCACGCAGTTGCGCCAAGGCGGCAATACTGGTAACGAACAAGGCCGGCTGGCTGTGGACGGTGGAGTCTAGCTTTTCGCTGGGGCCTTCAAAGCAGACCGAGGCCAGATCGTAGCCTAGAATCTGGTTGGCTTGGTCGAAGTACTCTTTCGCGGCCGGCAGCGTGTCGTAAAGGGATTTCCCCATTCCAACGGTTTGCGCGCCTTGTCCCGGGAATAGAAATGCGATTTTGCTCATCGCAGGGGGCCCTTCTCTCGATCAAGCTTCGAAGTCGACAGACCGCTGGCAGAGGTCTACGCGTTCGGATGAAATTATCCGAACGGGCATTGTCCCAGCGGTCTTGTAACCTTGGAAGCCCAGGGGGTGCTTATTCGGCGACTTCGCTGGACGGCATGACGTTTCGGCCTTGGTAGTAACCACATTCTGGGCACACCACGTGGGTCGGAACAGCCACGCGAACGCGACGTTCGTGCAAGCAATTAGGGCAGAGAGTCAACTCGCGGGCCTTCAGGCCATCGTGAGCGCGACGCATGCCGGTACGGGAATTCGACTGTTTTCTCTTTGGTACTGCCATGACCGTGTTTCCAGCGAGGGGATGCAAAGCGTAAGTCGCTTGCTGGCCTCAATTTAGTGCCCGATTAGCTGCTGTGGTTTAAGCCGATCCAGAAGCCGTAGGGCAAACGTCCGATGAAAGCCTCAACTAGATGAGGCACAATATGCAGGTGGAAACGCGAAATGATACTGGTATTCCGCAGAACCGTCAATAAGCCCCACTAATTACTGCATTTGGGATTTTTGTTATTGACGCATGGAGGCAATCGCCCCAGAATAAGCATGTACTGAGACTTGATATCAACTTCAATAAAGCCGATAGCACTCTCGCCTGATATATGTCCTACCTCAAAGAACATGTGGTCGAAACGATCTCGACCGGAGACCGCGACCGCACGCTCGTCGTAAATTGCACGGATCGCGATGGTTGCGCCTTTGTCGAAATTCGCCAGCAAAGCTACGGCGGACAGCGTGTGGGCTGGTTTACTCAGTCTAGCGTTCAAGTTTCGCCAGAATCGCTTGCCGCACTGCGAACGGCACTTGGAATTGCAAGTGCTTTGCCTGAAATGGTTTCCGCAAAAAGCGAACGCGTTACGCTGAAGGCGACCCGGACGGAAGAAGATGCCATCGTCTCAGGGCGAATCGGTGCATCCGCTGCCCCGTCGCTGCGTGTCTGGCACGCGGAATCGGCCTAATAAAAAGCATTGCTGTGGTAAGTGCCTTGGTTTTACCTGGGTATTACCACAACAACACTCATGTAATCAGCTACCCTTTGAACGACTGCTTCAAAGGGTAGTTTATTTTCTTGACCGCTTAACCGGCCTTGGAAGCACTTCCGCCGCGAGCCTGGGCCGCAACGGTTGGATCCTTCAGGATCATCGTGAATTCGTCCACGCCTTCCTGTTCTTCCAGCAGGATTTCTTCCAGCAGAACGACCAGTGGGCGATTCTTTCCGTCGACCATCGACAGAACTTCCTGGTAAAGCTCGACGGCCTTCGATTCGAATGCCAGACCGTTGGTCAGCATTTCGTACAGGTCGTCGGTTTGCTTCACTTGGTTGCGTTCAATGGTCGGAACGCCACCTAGGGCAGAGATCTTCTGGCCGACGATCTTGGCGTGACCGAACGATTCCTTGGCGGCTTCCAGGAACATTTCACTGTAAACTTCGCGCCACAGCCCGCTGACAACGAAGCCGGCCTGCGAGTACTGAGCGACTCCGGTCCATTCGTGCTTCAAAATTTCATTCAACTTGTCAATTACGGCCTGGTCCATGTTGGTGTCCTTTCATTCTGGCTTAAGAGCGATGAATTTCGCTCGTGGGTGTTGCGTCATCACCGTAGGAAAAGCAGCAAACTGGCTGGAAATTACGGTGCAAATCGCGAGCCTGAACGATACTTTGGCGGTGGCTACATCATCGTGTGCAGTCTCAACTTCTTTCCGCATGGTATCACTCATATCGACAAAAACCAGAGGGAAGTAACCCTAGGCGTGGTCTTCACTTGCATTTTTCGTCAAAAGATAGTCGCTCTCAACAAGGGTCTTTGTTGAGACGAGCGTTGTGGTGATTTGGTCTCAATAAGAAGCTTGCATTACGCCACAGAAGTAGGAGAATTGGTTGGTCACCCCAATGCCGTGTCCCCTGCTCTGCCCCGAGTTTTGATATGCCGGATGGTTTTTACTGCCAGACGTGTGGCGAGTATCACGATGAATTGCCCATGGATTTTGATCGCTGTTGCTATGGAGACAATTTACGTCGTTTTTTTCGTATTTACGGCATGACGTTACGTGGGCTTAACTCCCAAGGCACGCCAATACATTGGGTGTATTCGACAGACGCAGTCGTCTGAAATATCAGAGGAAGCGATGTTGCGACGTTCAGGTTCCGCGTAAGTTATCGAATTGAACGATTCCGTTTTCAGGCCCAAAAAGCCAATTCGATATAAGACTCCGGCAATAATTTGTCGGTAGACGGACCCGGTCATCGCACCGTTAAAAAACTGAAGTGATGACTCTACGAGAAAGCAACTTTGTGAAGAATCGAAGTCAAGGAATTCCAGACACCACTCTCCCAGTCTTTCATCAGTTAGCTCATTCAATTCAAAGTCGCTTGGGCTTTTCTTGAATAATCCTAGAAAGTCGAGCAATTTAGGAAAGTCTTCAATCCACT
The sequence above is drawn from the Blastopirellula marina genome and encodes:
- a CDS encoding ABC transporter ATP-binding protein; this translates as MAKVVLNQVSKRFSGSVAAVSELNLEVADQEFLVLVGPSGCGKTTSLRMIAGLEDVSGGEITIGDRNVTHVSPKDRDIAMVFQNYALYPHMTVRRNMSFGLQLRYGGNFVSRLWRRLRDAQSAAEREKQYQQIPTKVDQVAATLGISKLLDRYPRELSGGERQRVALGRAIVRQPAAFLFDEPLSNLDAKLRVEMRRELKELHRRLGATMIYVTHDQVEAMTLGDRIAVMDQGVLQQVGSPSEVYHKPANRFVASFLGTPGMNLLEGELVEENGQFQFRAFGVRLEVVANQRPELKPSSSRKIVLGVRPEDILLTEESSADCPHAGRGQVELVESLGDTGYVHIRLSGEAPGSAELPRITAKANGAVLNSNLEAGPVPMGFRAQSLHWFDVATGLRLSPAGRD
- a CDS encoding beta-ketoacyl-[acyl-carrier-protein] synthase family protein, with product MQSRRVVITGMGQISPLGMDLASFSAALESGTSGIRQIESLPADALPSPYAGEALEFTGNITDFGDVDKNQTRSIRKNLKVMCREIQMGVAAAQRALQHSGLEMGAFDPERSGVIFGSDYMMTIPEEFDKATAACVNGSNEFDFDVWAEKGLPEITPLWLLKYLPNMPASHVAIFNDMRGPNNSITLREASAGAALGEAMMTIARGHADVIVAGSTGTRVHETRTCHSYLQDPIATGTDEMAGKCLPFDLNRKGMIIGEGAGSLVLESLEHAEARGAKILGEVIGQSICTGWNANRTPDRATAINNALTVTCRDAGIKPSDIQHINAHGLGSQQSDWDEAAGLTRFLGDKSLEVPVVAMKSYFGNLGAGSGIIEVIGSLLAQQKKSLPGTLGYSTPDPKCKLKLSAEPQEITSDGVFVSLNFSPQGQASAIAIRGV
- a CDS encoding macro domain-containing protein, producing the protein MKITLCAIDARLTEAWQEACGDLDFVEVYRGSILDLRCDAVVSPANSFGFMDGGIDALYTSHFGFPLQQRLQELICQRHHGELLVGAAEIVDTDDQRIPFLIAAPTMRVPTILKDSINPYLAARAALLLVREGFFPSGMLIGERIRDGVKSIAFPGLGTGVGRVAPEICARQVRQAINEVVLGQHTFPTSWLDAQIRHQKMFTDRIRDLQSDS
- the fabF gene encoding beta-ketoacyl-ACP synthase II — protein: MMKRRVVVTGMGIVSSLSCQLDQFWSKLIAGESGIHEIKILDTSRFKVKFAADVHDWAPDEYIDSKEQKRLDRFSQFGMVAGIDAVNQSGLDFSQEDSYRCGVILGSGVGGIATIEEQTEKLLTKGADRVSPMTIPRLMLNAAGGNISIRYGMRGPNYTVATACASATNALGDALKAIQYDEADVMISGGTEAGITPMGISAFSNMKALSFRNDDPQKASRPFDLDRDGFVMAEGAGVVVLEELEHAKARGANILAELVGFGCSGDGGHITSPDPEGRGAARAMQNALNDAGLPPEVIDYINAHGTSTPPGDKAETTAIKTVYGDHAYKLAVSSTKSSLGHSLGASGGIELIACIKAIQEGVIPPTINLEKPDPACDLDYTPNEAKNRKVSYAMSNSFGFGGHNACVIVKEYAE
- the acpP gene encoding acyl carrier protein — protein: MSVEERVIEIVASQLGVDKEKVSRDSSFVNDLGADSLDMVELVMELEEEFDIDIPEDSADKIETVGQAIDYLEEAKNS
- the fabG gene encoding 3-oxoacyl-[acyl-carrier-protein] reductase translates to MSDVDRTALPVDLTGKIAIVTGASQGIGQQIAIGLGKRGAKVACVARSADKLAETVAAIKAAGGEAEAFPCDVTSRESVEQLVDKVAETWEKVDILVNNAGVTRDNLLPRMTDEEWDTVINTNLRGMFLFSRAASKYMMRARYGRIINISSVSGIMGNPGQTNYSASKAGMIGFTRSLSRELAGRKVTINAICPGFIESEMTKALGPVVEEEVKKRIPAKRMGKPEEIADAVLFLASDHAAYVTGQVLTVDGGMTG
- the fabD gene encoding ACP S-malonyltransferase, whose amino-acid sequence is MSKIAFLFPGQGAQTVGMGKSLYDTLPAAKEYFDQANQILGYDLASVCFEGPSEKLDSTVHSQPALFVTSIAALAQLRDQSPDVLLSAEATAGLSLGEYTAMVFAGVMEFEDALKVVQVRGEAMQAASDATPSGMVSILGLEQDAVEKICDEARGDGILQIANLLCPGNIVVSGTNDACERAAEVAEKSGAMKVIPLAVAGAFHTEIMRPAVDKLTAALANVTLRSPKIPVISNVDAQPHDDPEEIRSLLQQQVCSQVRWEQSMRYLLDQGFDEFYEIGAGKVLRGLMKRINRKVAFTGVEA
- the rpmF gene encoding 50S ribosomal protein L32 produces the protein MAVPKRKQSNSRTGMRRAHDGLKARELTLCPNCLHERRVRVAVPTHVVCPECGYYQGRNVMPSSEVAE
- a CDS encoding bacterioferritin yields the protein MDQAVIDKLNEILKHEWTGVAQYSQAGFVVSGLWREVYSEMFLEAAKESFGHAKIVGQKISALGGVPTIERNQVKQTDDLYEMLTNGLAFESKAVELYQEVLSMVDGKNRPLVVLLEEILLEEQEGVDEFTMILKDPTVAAQARGGSASKAG
- a CDS encoding P-loop ATPase, Sll1717 family, translated to MTHGPVFGEHANYMIKRTMMRPRDIIAFFNTCISQATNSPRITQETLRIAEGEYSLGRFRALGDEWIEDFPKLLDFLGLFKKSPSDFELNELTDERLGEWCLEFLDFDSSQSCFLVESSLQFFNGAMTGSVYRQIIAGVLYRIGFLGLKTESFNSITYAEPERRNIASSDISDDCVCRIHPMYWRALGVKPT